One Phoenix dactylifera cultivar Barhee BC4 chromosome 14, palm_55x_up_171113_PBpolish2nd_filt_p, whole genome shotgun sequence DNA window includes the following coding sequences:
- the LOC103699707 gene encoding purple acid phosphatase 15-like, which yields MMNWWWKLRFAAAVLVLSVVGSAGEIPTTLDGPFDPVTSFLDHIKFRGLAVDLPDSDPRVQRQARGFEPEQISISLSTTPDSIWISWVTGNFQIGEHIEPLDPTSVASIVQYGRSRQSLTHQAVGYSLIYNQLYPFEGLQNYTSGIIHHVRLTGLKPGKRYYYRCGDPSIPAISDIHVFKTMPALGPRSYPKRIAVVGDLGLTYNTTSTIDHMRKNKPDLVLLLGDIPYADLYLTNGTELDCLNCYYHNILPRDETYQPRWDYWGRFMEPLTSKIPIMVVEGNHETEEQIKNKTFVAYSSRFAFPAEESGSFSTFYYSFNAGGIHFIMLGAYISFDRKGEQYKWLERDLANVDRSITPWLVAAWHPPWYSTYKIFYKKSECMRLEIEDLLFSYGVDIILNGHVHAYERSNRVYNYTLDPCGPVHITVGDGGNRENLMTVHADDPGKCPDPLDSRWSIGGFCATNFTSGPAAGQFCWDQQPEYSAYRESSFGHGILEAMNETHALWTWHRNRDLYNNTGDAIYIVRQPDKCSIRRMVVDPHKTT from the exons ATGATGAACTGGTGGTGGAAACTTCGGTTTGCAGCGGCAGTTTTGGTCTTGTCAGTCGTCGGCAGTGCCGGCGAGATCCCGACGACGCTGGATGGGCCTTTCGATCCAGTGACCTCGTTTCTGGATCACATCAAGTTCCGCGGCCTCGCTGTGGACCTGCCGGACTCCGATCCGAGGGTGCAGCGGCAGGCCCGGGGCTTCGAGCCGGAGCAgatctccatctctctctccaccACCCCGGACTCTATCTGGATCTCTTGGGTCACAG GGAACTTCCAAATTGGAGAACACATCGAGCCATTGGATCCAACATCTGTAGCTAGCATCGTGCAATATGGAAGATCCCGACAATCCCTAACTCACCAGGCTGTTGGATATTCACTTATTTACAATCAGCTCTATCCATTTGAAGGCCTTCAGAACTATACTTCTGGAATAATCCATCATGTTCGGCTCACAG GACTGAAACCAGGGAAAAGATACTATTATCGATGTGGAGATCCTTCTATACCAGCCATAAGTGACATCCATGTTTTCAAGACAATGCCTGCTTTGG GTCCCCGAAGTTACCCTAAGCGAATTGCTGTTGTTGGGGATCTGGGACTCACGTACAATACCACTTCCACAATTGATCATATGAGAAAGAACAAGCCTGATCTGGTTTTGTTGTTAGGTGACATTCCTTATGCAGATTTATACCTAACAAATGGAACTGAGTTGGACTGCTTAAATTGTTACTATCATAATATCCTTCCCAGGGATGAGACCTACCAGCCTCGTTGGGATTATTGGGGAAG GTTTATGGAGCCTCTTACATCAAAAATTCCAATAATGGTAGTCGAAGGAAACCATGAAACAGAAGAACAGATCAAAAACAAGACCTTTGTAGCCTACAGCTCTAGATTTGCATTTCCTGCCGAAGAAAGTGGATCATTTTCCAcattttattattcttttaatGCTGGGGGTATACATTTCATCATGCTTGGTGCTTACATTTCCTTCGATAGAAAAG GGGAGCAATATAAGTGGCTAGAGAGAGACTTGGCAAATGTAGACAGGTCCATTACTCCCTGGTTGGTAGCTGCTTGGCATCCACCTTGGTACAGCACTTACAAAATATTTTACAAGAAATCGGAGTGTATGAGATTGGAGATAGAAGATCTACTATTCTCATACGGTGTTGACATCATCCTCAATGGCCAT GTTCATGCCTATGAAAGGTCGAACCGAGTCTACAACTATACGTTAGATCCCTGTGGTCCTGTTCACATCACAGTTGGAGATGGCGGCAACCGGGAAAATCTGATGACTGTGCATGCAGATGATCCTGGCAAATGCCCAGATCCTTTGGATAGCAGATGGAGCATCGGTGGCTTTTGTGCTACGAACTTCACTTCAGGACCCGCAGCAGGCCAATTCTGTTGGGACCAACAGCCCGAGTACAGTGCATATAGAGAGAGTAGCTTTGGCCATGGAATCTTGGAG GCAATGAATGAGACCCATGCATTATGGACATGGCATCGGAATCGGGACTTGTATAATAATACAGGCGATGCGATATATATAGTTAGGCAGCCGGATAAGTGCTCTATTCGGCGCATGGTGGTTGACCCTCATAAAACTACTTGA